The Chryseobacterium sp. 52 genome includes a region encoding these proteins:
- the topA gene encoding type I DNA topoisomerase, whose product MSKNLVIVESPAKAKTIQKYLGKDFEVKSSFGHIRDLPKKGMGIDLATFSPDYEVSADKKKLVTELKAAVKKAEMVWLASDEDREGEAIAWHLADELKLKPENRKRIVFHEITKNAILKAIDNPRDIDQNLVNAQQARRVLDRIVGFEMSPVLWKKIKPGLSAGRVQSVAVRLIVEREKEIREFVPKASFKLDGIFLNKTEQEISAKLKKDFEKEEDAEKFLEKAKTTEFKVLNVETRPGTRSASAPFTTSTLQQEASSRLGYNVTNTMRLAQRLYEEGYITYMRTDSVNLSQEAIEGAKKQITSEYGATYSSPRNYTTKSASAQEAHEAIRPTDFAVKSVSDVQLNRLYQLIYKRTLASQMANAKIEKTVIEIGSASLPQHFEAQGEVIIFDGFLKAYGIVKTEDDDEENNEKLLPKVSVGEILSYKKITASEKFTRPSARYTEAGLVKKLEELGIGRPSTYAPTIQTIQNREYVDKREIDPQTREVVKMSLIKDKIKKEVLEEKFGGDKNKFIPTDIGEVVNDFLTDNFKEILDYGFTARVEESFDEIANGEQKWKEMMTNFYSKFHPRIEDVEENADRANGDRLLGVDPKTGKNVHARIGRFGAMIQIGETEDEEKPIFASLMTGQNIATISLAEALELFKLPFELNEFEGQGVSVGVGRFGPYVKWGETFISIPKGEDPLSVSQVRAEEIINEKKKADAPIATYKGDPVTKGTGRFGPFIKYKDLFINVPKKYNFDNLSQSDINELIDAKLEKEANRYIQQWEKEKISIENGRWGPFVKFAKAMFKIPKKKDDTKYEAEELKEVSLDEVKKWITDQDKNAFVEKKKPAAKKPAAKKATAVKKPAAKKK is encoded by the coding sequence ATGTCGAAAAATTTAGTAATCGTAGAGTCCCCGGCAAAAGCAAAAACTATTCAGAAATATTTAGGGAAGGATTTTGAAGTGAAATCAAGTTTCGGACACATCCGTGATCTTCCAAAAAAAGGAATGGGAATAGACCTTGCCACATTCAGTCCTGATTACGAAGTTTCGGCTGATAAAAAGAAATTAGTAACAGAATTAAAGGCTGCTGTAAAGAAAGCTGAAATGGTATGGCTGGCTTCCGATGAGGACCGCGAAGGAGAAGCTATAGCATGGCACCTTGCAGACGAGTTAAAATTAAAGCCTGAAAACAGAAAAAGAATTGTTTTCCACGAGATTACTAAAAATGCTATTCTAAAAGCGATTGACAACCCTAGAGATATTGACCAGAATCTGGTAAATGCTCAACAGGCAAGAAGAGTCCTGGACAGGATCGTTGGTTTTGAAATGTCTCCCGTTCTCTGGAAGAAAATAAAACCGGGTCTTTCTGCAGGACGGGTACAGTCTGTAGCCGTAAGATTAATTGTAGAAAGAGAAAAAGAAATCAGAGAGTTTGTTCCGAAAGCAAGTTTTAAACTGGACGGAATCTTTTTAAATAAGACCGAACAGGAAATTTCAGCCAAACTTAAAAAAGACTTCGAAAAAGAAGAAGACGCAGAAAAATTCCTTGAAAAAGCAAAAACAACAGAATTTAAAGTTCTGAATGTTGAAACAAGACCAGGAACACGTTCTGCATCTGCACCATTTACCACGTCTACGCTGCAACAGGAAGCTTCTTCAAGATTAGGATATAATGTAACCAACACCATGCGTCTTGCGCAAAGACTGTATGAAGAAGGATACATTACCTATATGAGAACCGACTCCGTAAACCTTTCTCAGGAAGCGATTGAAGGAGCGAAAAAGCAAATCACTTCAGAATACGGAGCAACATATTCTTCACCAAGAAATTACACCACAAAGTCTGCTTCCGCACAGGAAGCTCACGAAGCAATTCGTCCCACCGATTTCGCAGTGAAAAGTGTAAGTGATGTTCAGCTAAACAGACTATACCAATTAATATACAAAAGAACACTGGCTTCTCAGATGGCTAATGCTAAAATTGAGAAGACGGTTATAGAAATAGGAAGTGCATCATTGCCTCAGCATTTTGAAGCGCAAGGTGAAGTCATCATCTTTGATGGTTTCTTAAAAGCTTACGGGATTGTAAAAACGGAAGACGATGATGAGGAAAACAACGAAAAGCTTTTACCTAAAGTAAGTGTAGGTGAAATTTTAAGTTATAAAAAAATCACCGCTTCAGAAAAATTCACAAGACCAAGCGCAAGATATACAGAAGCAGGACTGGTGAAAAAGCTGGAAGAATTAGGAATTGGACGTCCGTCTACCTATGCACCAACTATTCAGACTATTCAAAACAGAGAATATGTAGACAAGAGAGAGATCGATCCTCAAACCCGTGAGGTGGTCAAAATGTCTCTGATAAAAGATAAGATCAAAAAAGAAGTTCTTGAAGAAAAATTCGGGGGCGACAAAAATAAATTTATACCTACCGATATCGGTGAGGTCGTTAATGATTTCCTTACAGATAATTTTAAAGAAATTCTGGACTACGGATTTACGGCAAGAGTTGAAGAAAGTTTTGATGAAATTGCCAACGGAGAACAGAAGTGGAAAGAAATGATGACCAATTTCTACTCGAAATTCCATCCGAGAATTGAAGATGTAGAAGAGAATGCAGACCGTGCCAATGGGGACAGACTCCTTGGAGTAGATCCTAAAACAGGTAAAAACGTTCATGCAAGAATCGGAAGATTCGGAGCAATGATCCAGATTGGGGAAACCGAAGATGAAGAGAAACCTATCTTCGCTTCATTGATGACCGGACAGAATATAGCAACTATCTCTTTGGCTGAGGCACTGGAACTTTTCAAGTTACCGTTTGAACTTAACGAATTTGAAGGACAGGGTGTTTCTGTGGGAGTGGGTAGATTTGGACCTTACGTGAAGTGGGGAGAGACATTTATCAGCATTCCAAAAGGAGAAGATCCTCTTTCTGTGAGCCAGGTGCGTGCAGAAGAGATCATCAACGAAAAGAAAAAAGCCGATGCGCCGATTGCTACGTATAAAGGAGACCCGGTAACGAAAGGGACAGGAAGATTCGGACCATTCATTAAATACAAAGACCTGTTTATAAATGTTCCGAAGAAATATAATTTCGACAATCTTTCTCAAAGCGATATCAACGAGTTGATCGATGCTAAGCTTGAAAAAGAAGCCAACCGTTACATCCAGCAGTGGGAAAAAGAAAAAATTTCTATTGAAAACGGAAGATGGGGACCTTTTGTAAAATTTGCAAAAGCCATGTTCAAGATTCCAAAGAAAAAAGACGATACCAAATATGAAGCTGAAGAGCTGAAGGAAGTATCTTTGGATGAGGTGAAAAAATGGATCACAGATCAGGATAAAAATGCTTTTGTTGAGAAAAAGAAGCCTGCAGCTAAGAAACCTGCAGCCAAAAAAGCAACTGCTGTAAAAAAGCCGGCAGCAAAAAAGAAGTAA
- a CDS encoding formimidoylglutamase, which translates to MDFEDFIISPRNFKTESWQIGSRITKDIKEDSIVLLFVSDYRGAGGDAEVQDFTAIRKEFYKLSQLDFEIPVVDLGDLVSGKSVQDSHYILQEVLSACHYKRALPVIIGGSNDFAFSLFSTLNFHKKNINYTQISNIISLQQGENINEHTFLGKILGSKNFSIKNYHHLGYQKHLNEADSIRLIKEVEFDIIRLAEMMNSTEKTEPFFRKTDLVTLNCDAVESFSEPFSMNPQVNGLNRREVCAYMKEIGLSENLKSVGIFNYNIYSESQLNHQLMAQMIWYLIEGINIQRSHPKERHYELFYVLIDEDQYAFKRDTFSNLWYFGDDDNIENCIPCSRKDFEEAKRGTLNPRLTF; encoded by the coding sequence ATGGATTTTGAAGATTTTATCATTTCACCAAGAAATTTCAAAACAGAAAGCTGGCAGATTGGCAGCAGGATCACGAAAGATATAAAAGAAGACAGCATTGTTCTTCTCTTTGTTTCGGATTACAGAGGCGCGGGCGGCGATGCAGAAGTACAGGATTTTACGGCAATCAGAAAAGAATTTTATAAACTTTCACAGCTGGATTTTGAAATACCTGTGGTAGATCTTGGAGATCTGGTGTCCGGGAAATCTGTTCAGGATTCCCATTATATTCTGCAGGAAGTTTTGTCGGCATGCCACTACAAAAGAGCCCTTCCTGTGATTATCGGCGGATCCAATGATTTCGCTTTTTCACTATTTTCAACATTGAATTTTCATAAGAAAAATATCAACTATACTCAGATCAGTAATATTATTTCCCTGCAGCAAGGTGAAAATATTAATGAGCATACCTTTTTAGGGAAAATATTGGGTTCCAAAAATTTTTCAATCAAAAATTATCATCATCTGGGGTATCAGAAACATCTGAATGAAGCAGATTCCATAAGACTCATCAAAGAAGTAGAATTTGATATCATCCGCCTTGCCGAAATGATGAATTCCACAGAAAAAACAGAACCGTTTTTCAGAAAAACAGATTTGGTGACGTTAAACTGTGATGCAGTTGAAAGTTTCAGTGAACCATTTTCGATGAACCCTCAGGTCAACGGATTGAACAGAAGAGAAGTATGTGCCTACATGAAAGAAATAGGGCTGAGTGAAAATTTAAAGTCAGTAGGAATTTTCAATTATAATATTTATTCTGAAAGCCAGCTGAACCACCAGCTGATGGCGCAGATGATCTGGTATCTGATTGAAGGGATTAATATCCAGAGATCGCATCCCAAAGAAAGACATTATGAGCTGTTCTATGTTTTGATAGACGAAGATCAATATGCTTTCAAGCGGGATACCTTCAGTAATTTATGGTATTTCGGAGATGATGATAATATAGAAAACTGTATTCCCTGCTCCAGAAAAGACTTTGAAGAAGCAAAAAGAGGAACGCTTAATCCCAGGCTGACCTTTTAA
- a CDS encoding SGNH/GDSL hydrolase family protein: MKKKIVLSIALLTGLFCFVYFWDKYSYAGEENYFSSDAQPEKGLQIGIIGDSWVVRQNLDSLLGKKLLDKGVSAKIYSSGNPGAKTKKIYENLFINEGEEFSSRKVIDKKPDYCIVIAGVNDAATHVGPDFYSHHMMMIIKTLLHYNIKPVIVSLPEFGVEEDFKRKNIISGLSNRGAELFLNGGAEFKIQEYRKALLKDIKQDGLDQKVIVLNFDEVSPDYDQYRDLYADPLHLNKNGYQKFSEFLAKNIVNLTGVK; this comes from the coding sequence ATGAAAAAAAAAATAGTATTAAGCATTGCCCTTCTGACCGGATTATTCTGTTTTGTTTATTTTTGGGATAAATACTCTTATGCCGGGGAGGAAAATTATTTTTCTTCCGATGCACAACCGGAAAAAGGTTTGCAGATCGGTATTATCGGGGATAGCTGGGTCGTAAGACAGAATCTGGATTCTCTTTTAGGGAAAAAGCTTTTGGATAAAGGGGTTTCTGCCAAAATCTATTCATCCGGAAATCCGGGAGCTAAGACCAAAAAGATTTATGAGAACCTTTTTATAAATGAAGGCGAAGAGTTTTCTTCCAGAAAAGTAATTGATAAAAAACCGGACTACTGTATTGTCATAGCCGGAGTTAATGATGCTGCAACCCATGTGGGACCTGATTTTTACAGTCACCATATGATGATGATCATTAAGACGCTTCTGCATTATAACATCAAGCCGGTGATTGTTTCTCTGCCGGAATTTGGAGTAGAAGAAGATTTTAAAAGAAAAAATATAATAAGCGGACTCAGTAACAGAGGTGCTGAGTTGTTTTTAAACGGCGGGGCCGAATTTAAAATACAGGAGTATAGAAAAGCTTTGCTGAAAGATATAAAACAGGATGGGCTGGATCAGAAAGTAATTGTTTTGAATTTTGATGAAGTAAGTCCGGATTATGATCAGTACAGAGACTTATATGCAGATCCGCTTCATTTAAATAAAAACGGATACCAGAAATTCAGTGAGTTTTTAGCAAAGAATATTGTTAATTTAACAGGCGTAAAATGA
- a CDS encoding glycosyltransferase family 2 protein translates to MMVSIIVPVYNVENYLAKCLDSLISQSLPDIEILVVNDGSKDRSGLIIEEYAAKFPEKIKAFTKENGGLSDARNFGLDKAQGEYIGFVDSDDYVTETMFEEMLQLAEKHQAKMVICNIQKVDQNGEVTQKLTQIPNMPEKIVLEDHFSVFSDLSYFACNKLFKKELFDHKRFKKGVHFEDIQLIPQLLLECKVLAQTQNFHYQYLERTDSITKTHTEKGLDILKAVKDVESVFEMSTYSHKIKELKNFRIFEGVYSFLAYLAFVKDEESFYKMAEELSVFMKEREIKIRDILNYSRFGKNYLLSLPVKKKIFYLLFFAGQKKLIRKLL, encoded by the coding sequence ATGATGGTTTCAATTATAGTTCCCGTATATAATGTAGAGAATTATCTGGCCAAATGCCTGGATTCTCTGATCAGTCAGAGCCTCCCGGATATTGAAATTCTGGTTGTTAACGACGGGAGTAAAGACCGCTCCGGATTGATTATTGAAGAGTATGCCGCGAAATTTCCTGAAAAAATAAAGGCTTTTACCAAAGAAAACGGAGGTTTGAGCGATGCCAGGAATTTTGGTTTAGACAAAGCTCAGGGAGAATATATAGGTTTTGTGGATAGTGATGATTATGTCACGGAAACCATGTTTGAAGAAATGCTGCAACTGGCAGAAAAACATCAGGCTAAAATGGTGATCTGTAATATTCAGAAAGTAGATCAGAACGGAGAAGTAACCCAAAAACTGACCCAGATTCCCAATATGCCTGAAAAGATAGTACTGGAAGATCATTTTTCTGTTTTTTCAGATCTCAGTTATTTTGCCTGCAATAAACTGTTTAAAAAAGAGCTCTTTGACCATAAAAGATTTAAAAAAGGAGTTCATTTCGAAGATATACAGCTCATACCGCAGCTGCTCCTGGAATGTAAAGTGCTGGCTCAGACCCAGAATTTCCATTACCAATATCTCGAGCGTACCGATTCTATTACAAAAACGCATACTGAAAAAGGGCTGGATATCCTGAAAGCAGTAAAAGATGTGGAATCTGTATTTGAAATGTCCACCTATTCTCATAAAATAAAAGAACTGAAAAACTTCCGGATTTTTGAAGGAGTTTATTCTTTTTTGGCCTATCTGGCTTTTGTGAAAGACGAAGAGAGTTTTTATAAAATGGCTGAGGAACTGTCTGTTTTTATGAAAGAAAGAGAAATAAAAATTAGAGATATATTGAACTATAGTCGTTTTGGTAAGAATTATCTTTTATCTTTGCCGGTGAAAAAAAAGATTTTTTATCTGTTATTTTTTGCTGGACAGAAGAAATTGATAAGAAAATTATTATAA
- a CDS encoding glycosyltransferase family 4 protein, whose protein sequence is MKNFELFLSESGISIFYVKIGLGFLFSFLITFFSVPTIIKISRRKNLMDEPGVRSSHLRKIPNLGGIAMFYSIGICASIFAYELFDLYKFLFASLIILLYIGVMDDIVVMRAYKKLVAQIIVSSLVVIGSDIRIRSLFGIFGIYELSYIVSVLFSIITFIVLINAFNLIDGIDGLAGGYSVICSGLFGISYYRLGEYNFPLVVLSAIIIGTVLAFLYYNLSNYRTSKIFMGDTGSMLLGFLLAFTSICFIDIFIDKELPNVPRYHLQSAPVVAVAILILPIVDTLNVIIVRLCNRKSPFDADKNHIHHKLLKLDLTHRRSTFYIIVYYLMIVTVAYYFRHININLLLLIIILLGFFGAYLPDIIYRLRNNKKITI, encoded by the coding sequence ATGAAGAATTTTGAATTGTTCTTAAGCGAATCAGGAATTTCTATTTTTTACGTAAAAATAGGATTAGGTTTTCTGTTCTCTTTTTTAATTACCTTTTTCTCCGTTCCTACCATCATTAAGATCTCCCGAAGAAAGAATCTTATGGATGAACCTGGAGTAAGAAGCTCACATCTCCGGAAAATCCCTAACCTTGGGGGAATTGCCATGTTTTATTCAATCGGAATCTGCGCGTCTATCTTTGCGTATGAACTTTTTGATCTCTACAAATTTTTATTCGCCTCATTAATTATTCTTCTGTACATAGGAGTGATGGACGATATTGTCGTGATGAGAGCCTATAAGAAACTCGTGGCCCAGATAATAGTATCGTCACTGGTTGTGATAGGATCGGATATCCGGATCAGAAGCTTATTTGGGATATTCGGGATATATGAACTTAGCTATATTGTAAGCGTCCTGTTCAGCATCATTACGTTTATCGTTCTTATTAATGCATTCAACCTGATTGACGGCATAGACGGACTGGCCGGAGGGTATTCTGTGATTTGCAGTGGCCTTTTTGGAATAAGCTACTACAGACTTGGAGAATATAATTTCCCTTTGGTCGTATTGTCAGCTATTATTATAGGAACCGTACTGGCCTTTTTATATTATAATTTATCTAATTACAGGACCAGTAAAATCTTCATGGGAGACACGGGATCAATGCTTCTCGGATTTCTGTTAGCTTTTACATCAATCTGTTTCATTGATATTTTCATCGATAAAGAGCTTCCCAATGTTCCGAGATATCACCTTCAGTCGGCGCCTGTTGTTGCGGTGGCCATCCTTATTCTGCCTATTGTAGATACCTTAAATGTTATTATTGTGAGGTTGTGCAATAGAAAATCGCCATTTGATGCGGATAAAAACCATATCCATCACAAACTTCTGAAACTAGATCTTACGCATAGACGTTCCACATTTTATATTATTGTTTATTATCTGATGATCGTAACGGTAGCTTACTATTTTAGACATATTAATATCAATCTGCTTCTGCTGATAATCATTTTATTAGGTTTTTTTGGGGCTTATCTTCCAGATATTATTTATCGTTTACGAAATAATAAGAAAATAACAATTTAA
- a CDS encoding polysaccharide biosynthesis/export family protein: MMKNLKYLFLILPFFITSCITKKDVRYMQPSESLVINEEGLIPYNIPTYRITKNDILNLNIVTTPKGDAAQFYSSLNTSGGTGGGNNAAVAGGRGGSGVGGSSTGGNMNFYFNGLKVDSKGDINVFGIGYVKAEGRTVEDITQELQEKVNENFQEGKAEVRLNTDGITYYILGDVETTGLSGEKVAHKNTLTITEALAINGGLNRTIDRRNIVIHRKLPEGIKVAKVDLTREDIMNSPYYYVQNGDEIYLNTRGKSLNGFGKDPVQTLTTGVSVITTALSIYLLLKNL, encoded by the coding sequence ATGATGAAGAACTTAAAGTATTTATTTTTAATCCTACCCTTTTTTATTACATCCTGCATCACCAAGAAAGATGTAAGGTATATGCAACCCAGTGAAAGCCTTGTAATCAACGAGGAAGGATTGATTCCCTACAATATTCCAACGTACAGAATTACAAAAAACGATATACTTAACCTCAATATTGTGACTACTCCTAAGGGAGATGCAGCACAGTTTTATTCTTCTTTAAATACGTCCGGAGGAACTGGAGGAGGAAATAATGCCGCAGTAGCAGGAGGTAGAGGTGGTTCCGGAGTTGGCGGATCTTCTACGGGAGGAAATATGAATTTCTATTTTAATGGCTTGAAGGTAGATTCTAAAGGAGATATCAACGTATTCGGAATAGGATATGTAAAAGCAGAAGGAAGAACGGTAGAAGATATCACCCAGGAGCTTCAGGAAAAAGTAAATGAAAACTTTCAGGAAGGAAAAGCTGAAGTAAGACTGAATACAGACGGAATTACCTATTATATTCTTGGAGATGTAGAAACGACAGGTCTTTCAGGAGAAAAAGTAGCGCACAAAAATACGCTCACCATTACTGAGGCATTGGCTATCAACGGTGGTCTTAACAGAACGATTGACCGTAGAAATATCGTTATTCACAGAAAACTACCGGAAGGGATAAAAGTGGCAAAAGTAGATCTTACCCGCGAAGATATTATGAATTCTCCTTACTATTATGTGCAGAATGGAGATGAGATCTATCTGAACACCAGAGGAAAGAGCTTGAATGGGTTTGGAAAAGATCCCGTACAGACTTTAACCACCGGGGTGTCGGTAATTACTACCGCATTATCAATTTACCTGCTTCTTAAAAACCTTTAA
- a CDS encoding exopolysaccharide transport family protein — protein MIPEKDTKVGKNDPQKDKYGSFALFDIEHFLRRILKNWYWFVFMLFIGYITSWIYSKYYAQNIYASNLSLSISNNTSSYFTPNQSINFIWGQNGNQDGVYLKKMLLSRSHNEFLVKELDLFINYSTKGVIKSTYIDKTDSPIFLQIDKKHLQQVDYPITLIPKGGDSYEVILPEEGQSTNLYSYESEGFQSINGYNRPANKIIKVNEWYNSPNLRFRLLKNTETPKIKVDNIIVRLSAVNQSVNEIVSTIGVDFDKEIGTIMIINKKGFNLNSTVNFLNKSVTELQKKRLADKNIVNKNTDLYLQTNVDNIRKKLDSSAAVLNYLKTSEKLYNIKDRDEKSLDEIKSLEGKKADLISKISSLNNIKNTLQSQDFDKMISTNAAGFEDGFFSASVTELKALYMKKREMATIYKPNSEPIKEINRLIDEARNGSSGSLRNYYTKYYDEISKIDRQVAEANSDLTSYPEKERKYLDAERGYNMIEATYNSLLGRQNEAQMKVATNQSDITVIDPAKNLGQGPISPNVKAIKLAIMAGLLLIPLLFIMIGEVLDNKIRNIKELLSATKIPLLGVIGNNSNENMLTVLEQPKSSVSEAFRGIRASMRFLMENNKEDGKGKTILITSSIGGEGKTYISINLASVIGLSDKKTILLGMDLRKPKIFGDFKIDNKYGISNYLTGEVEIEQIINKTRIPNLDVATSGPIPPNPSELLMSERNIKFIEELKEKYDFIIIDSPPVGLVADSYELMKHSDANIYVVRHEYTEKYMLKMITEKYHNGEVDHFGLIYNDYNTKQGYGYGYGYGYGYGYGYFDEDKNYKEPLLIKIRNKVQTIFNKK, from the coding sequence ATGATTCCTGAGAAAGACACCAAAGTAGGGAAAAACGACCCCCAGAAGGATAAGTACGGATCGTTTGCATTATTTGATATAGAACATTTTCTGAGAAGAATACTCAAAAACTGGTACTGGTTTGTGTTTATGCTGTTTATCGGTTATATCACTTCCTGGATATACAGTAAATATTATGCACAGAATATTTATGCTTCAAACCTTTCTTTGAGCATATCCAACAATACATCCAGCTATTTTACGCCTAACCAGTCTATCAACTTTATCTGGGGACAGAACGGAAACCAGGATGGAGTTTATCTTAAAAAAATGCTTTTATCCAGATCTCACAATGAGTTCCTGGTAAAAGAACTGGATCTTTTTATTAATTACTCTACAAAAGGAGTGATTAAGTCTACTTATATTGATAAAACAGATTCACCAATCTTTTTACAGATTGACAAAAAACACCTTCAGCAGGTTGATTATCCTATCACCCTGATTCCAAAAGGAGGAGATTCTTATGAAGTCATTCTCCCTGAAGAAGGACAGTCTACCAATTTATATAGCTATGAATCAGAAGGATTTCAATCTATTAATGGCTATAACAGACCTGCCAACAAGATCATTAAGGTGAATGAATGGTATAATTCTCCGAATCTCAGATTCAGACTGCTTAAAAATACAGAAACACCTAAAATAAAGGTTGATAATATTATTGTTCGGCTTTCTGCTGTAAATCAAAGTGTTAACGAGATCGTTTCTACGATTGGAGTAGATTTTGATAAGGAGATCGGTACCATCATGATTATTAATAAAAAAGGATTTAATCTTAACAGTACAGTCAATTTCTTAAATAAATCTGTCACTGAGCTTCAGAAGAAAAGACTGGCGGATAAAAATATCGTTAATAAGAATACAGATCTTTATCTGCAAACCAATGTAGATAATATCCGTAAAAAGCTGGATTCAAGTGCAGCCGTTCTGAACTATTTAAAAACTTCCGAAAAACTGTATAATATTAAAGACAGAGACGAAAAGTCTTTAGATGAAATAAAAAGCCTTGAAGGGAAGAAAGCCGATCTTATAAGCAAGATCAGCTCCCTGAACAATATTAAAAATACACTTCAGTCTCAGGATTTTGATAAAATGATCAGCACAAATGCTGCTGGTTTTGAAGACGGTTTCTTTTCTGCATCTGTGACAGAGCTTAAAGCTTTGTATATGAAGAAAAGAGAAATGGCAACGATTTATAAGCCCAATTCTGAACCGATTAAAGAAATAAACAGACTTATTGATGAAGCAAGAAACGGATCTTCCGGATCTTTGAGAAATTATTATACGAAATATTATGATGAGATCAGTAAGATAGACAGACAGGTAGCAGAAGCAAATTCTGATTTGACTTCATATCCTGAAAAAGAAAGAAAATATCTGGATGCTGAAAGAGGGTATAACATGATTGAAGCTACCTATAACAGCCTTTTGGGAAGACAGAATGAGGCGCAGATGAAAGTAGCGACCAATCAGTCTGATATTACCGTAATTGACCCTGCCAAGAACTTAGGACAAGGTCCGATAAGCCCGAATGTGAAAGCTATAAAGCTGGCAATTATGGCGGGACTTCTTCTGATTCCATTATTATTTATCATGATTGGAGAAGTATTGGATAACAAAATCCGAAATATCAAAGAACTCCTGAGTGCAACAAAAATTCCGCTTCTTGGAGTTATTGGTAACAACAGCAATGAGAATATGCTTACTGTTTTAGAACAGCCAAAATCATCCGTATCAGAAGCGTTCAGAGGAATAAGGGCAAGCATGAGATTCCTGATGGAGAACAATAAAGAAGACGGCAAAGGAAAAACCATTCTGATTACTTCATCCATCGGTGGCGAAGGGAAAACATATATTTCCATCAACTTAGCGTCAGTAATAGGATTAAGTGATAAAAAGACGATTCTTCTTGGAATGGACCTTAGAAAACCTAAAATCTTTGGAGATTTTAAGATTGATAATAAATATGGGATCTCAAACTATCTTACAGGAGAAGTGGAAATAGAACAGATCATCAATAAAACAAGAATCCCGAATCTGGATGTAGCTACTTCCGGACCGATCCCTCCGAATCCTTCTGAACTTTTAATGAGTGAAAGAAACATTAAATTTATAGAAGAGCTGAAAGAGAAATATGATTTTATTATCATCGACTCTCCGCCGGTAGGTTTGGTAGCAGATTCTTATGAACTGATGAAACACTCTGATGCCAATATTTATGTCGTGCGTCACGAGTATACCGAAAAGTATATGCTTAAGATGATCACAGAGAAATATCATAATGGAGAAGTTGACCATTTCGGACTTATTTATAATGATTATAACACAAAACAAGGCTATGGATACGGTTATGGCTATGGATACGGTTACGGATATGGCTATTTTGATGAAGATAAAAATTATAAAGAACCGTTATTGATAAAAATACGAAATAAGGTACAAACAATATTTAATAAAAAATAG
- a CDS encoding DUF6089 family protein has product MNKKLLFSFLAFLGMVSVKAQRNELGVRLGMSNLVGDVGNTNYILQKPLDLDRVSEWGFPFYGGLLYRFNFNPHQTVRLDLGYNQIQFSDKAAKEEYRVNRNSYGKNNVYEASLMFEYNFFPVNNEQVSMVSPYIFGGIGALMFDAPKANLVNDFRRDADGVAQAPINELDFKSTPEYTLGKKVTMHIPFGVGLKYKFNHNWAIFAEATFRYTLTDQLDHSRILPKDVTSSFNADILDPATGGSLLQSGNYYAVSKEREQELINKRNIGDDRSKDWMNTVSLGLTYSFGRPPCYCD; this is encoded by the coding sequence ATGAATAAAAAATTATTGTTTAGCTTTCTTGCCTTCCTTGGAATGGTAAGTGTTAAAGCACAAAGAAACGAATTGGGAGTTCGTCTAGGGATGAGTAACCTAGTTGGGGACGTAGGGAATACCAATTATATTTTACAAAAGCCGTTGGATTTAGATAGAGTGTCAGAATGGGGGTTCCCATTTTATGGAGGTTTATTATATCGATTTAATTTTAATCCGCACCAGACTGTGAGATTGGACCTTGGGTACAACCAGATCCAGTTCAGTGATAAAGCTGCGAAAGAAGAATATAGAGTGAATAGAAACTCATATGGGAAAAACAATGTATACGAAGCCAGCTTAATGTTCGAATACAACTTTTTCCCTGTAAATAACGAGCAGGTAAGCATGGTAAGTCCATACATCTTCGGAGGTATCGGTGCTTTGATGTTTGATGCTCCCAAGGCTAATCTTGTAAACGATTTTAGAAGAGATGCAGACGGAGTGGCACAGGCTCCTATTAATGAACTGGATTTTAAAAGTACTCCGGAATATACATTAGGAAAAAAAGTAACGATGCACATCCCTTTCGGGGTAGGTTTAAAATATAAGTTCAACCATAACTGGGCTATATTTGCTGAAGCTACATTTAGATATACGCTGACAGATCAGCTTGATCACAGCAGAATACTGCCTAAAGATGTAACCTCCAGCTTTAATGCGGATATTTTGGATCCTGCTACCGGTGGTTCACTGCTGCAGTCAGGAAACTATTATGCTGTCTCTAAAGAAAGAGAGCAAGAACTTATTAACAAAAGAAATATTGGTGATGACAGGTCTAAGGACTGGATGAATACTGTTAGCTTAGGATTGACCTATTCATTCGGAAGACCTCCATGCTATTGTGATTAA